The following proteins are encoded in a genomic region of Amycolatopsis sulphurea:
- a CDS encoding acyl-CoA thioesterase, with amino-acid sequence MTYVSHVRPRWSDMDLYGHVNHANVVTLLEEARIPVLFGEAVKEGLTELPKGVVVVKLAVHYRAPIVAGPADTVRVEMELTELKASTVTLGYRVHGGPDETDPVAVTAETVLAPYDTAKLRPRRLSEAEGEFLKRVFAGA; translated from the coding sequence GTGACCTACGTCAGCCACGTCCGTCCGCGGTGGTCGGATATGGACCTGTACGGGCACGTCAACCACGCGAACGTGGTGACGTTGCTCGAAGAGGCCCGGATTCCGGTGCTGTTCGGCGAAGCGGTGAAGGAAGGTCTCACCGAGCTGCCGAAGGGCGTCGTGGTCGTGAAGCTCGCGGTGCACTACCGCGCGCCGATCGTCGCCGGCCCCGCAGACACGGTGCGCGTGGAGATGGAGCTCACCGAGCTGAAGGCTTCGACGGTGACCCTCGGCTACCGGGTGCACGGCGGTCCGGACGAGACCGATCCCGTGGCCGTCACCGCGGAAACCGTGCTCGCGCCGTATGACACCGCCAAACTGCGGCCACGGCGGCTCAGTGAGGCGGAGGGCGAGTTCCTCAAGCGGGTGTTCGCGGGTGCCTGA